One segment of Magnetococcales bacterium DNA contains the following:
- a CDS encoding NADH:ubiquinone oxidoreductase has translation MTFSLYWMQSGGCGGDTMSFLNLAFPPIHELLELLRIRLLWHPSLSTLAPSQRQEQDERLRQGETPLDILVVEGAVVRGPTSTGMYDTLRGRPKKDLIAALARRARYVIALGTCASFGGIGVDAYVQTVGLQYRRIEAGGLLGADFRSEAGLPVINLAGCPCHPDVLAGTLTTLVRGDPLELDEFHRPLDWYGMLVHQGCTRNEYHEYRVEEVEFAQSGCLFFHRGCHGPLVGGPCNKLLWNGQSSKTRVGIPCFGCTSPHFPPSYPFFETQNIEGVPVALPMGIDRPHYLVYKTMAAAAAPERLKHRVTKI, from the coding sequence ATGACGTTTTCTCTTTATTGGATGCAAAGTGGAGGGTGCGGAGGAGACACCATGTCTTTTCTCAACCTCGCCTTCCCCCCGATTCATGAATTGCTCGAACTGCTGCGGATTCGCCTGCTGTGGCACCCCTCCCTTTCCACCCTTGCACCTTCCCAACGCCAGGAGCAGGACGAACGCCTGCGCCAGGGAGAAACCCCTCTGGATATCCTGGTGGTGGAAGGAGCTGTGGTGCGCGGCCCCACCAGTACCGGTATGTATGACACCCTCCGCGGTCGACCCAAAAAAGATCTCATCGCCGCCCTGGCACGTCGTGCCCGTTATGTCATTGCCCTCGGAACCTGCGCCAGTTTTGGTGGCATTGGCGTGGATGCCTACGTCCAGACGGTGGGACTCCAATACCGCAGAATCGAAGCCGGGGGACTTCTGGGAGCTGATTTTCGCTCCGAGGCCGGACTGCCGGTGATCAATCTGGCAGGATGCCCCTGTCATCCGGATGTTCTGGCCGGAACCCTGACCACCCTCGTGCGGGGCGATCCACTGGAATTGGATGAGTTCCATCGTCCCCTGGATTGGTACGGCATGCTGGTCCATCAGGGTTGCACCCGCAATGAATATCACGAGTACCGCGTCGAGGAGGTGGAGTTTGCTCAGAGTGGATGTCTCTTTTTCCACCGTGGGTGTCATGGTCCTCTGGTGGGTGGACCGTGCAACAAACTCCTGTGGAATGGTCAGTCATCCAAGACCCGGGTTGGGATCCCCTGCTTCGGTTGTACCAGTCCCCACTTTCCACCCTCCTACCCCTTTTTCGAGACCCAGAACATCGAAGGTGTCCCGGTGGCGCTGCCCATGGGAATCGACCGCCCCCACTACCTGGTCTACAAGACCATGGCTGCTGCCGCCGCGCCAGAACGGCTCAAACACCGGGTAACCAAGATATGA
- a CDS encoding nickel-dependent hydrogenase large subunit translates to MGKQVTSNISLNRVEGDLEIQVTLTDGVVTDARSSGTLFRGFERILVGRGAMDGLVITPRICGICSITHLTAAAKALDQVTGVAPPANAVRLRNAALLAETIQSDVRQSLLMYMVDLPHVSHARFPWHALATQRYLSLRGERCVEAVRETRGLLEIIAIMGGQWPHTSFMVPGGVVYAPPKANLRMAIHLLDTFQRWYEARVLGCSVERWLAIDSAAALQTWLDEDRNHADSDTGFLVTASRDLGLDRLGVGHGRFLSFGSLEIPDGSSVRGSHGLAVAAGVAETGCVHPFDPTKVEEHTKCAWYADHPLGRHPFKGDTNPMPSGEEGEKYSWCKAPRYDGLPAETGPLAERLVANDPLFRELVWSSGPNALARQLARITRPIHAFAPLRSWLEELVRHHGEPVYLPLPTIQDGEGVGLLQAARGALGHWVRVKEGRIAHYQIIAPTTWNGSPRDNQGVRGPWEEALIGVPVADAADPVLAGMVIRSFDPCLVCAIHVVGGRPMRLLA, encoded by the coding sequence ATGGGCAAACAAGTGACCAGCAACATCTCCCTCAACCGGGTGGAAGGAGACCTTGAGATCCAGGTGACCCTGACCGATGGCGTGGTGACCGATGCACGCAGCTCCGGCACCTTGTTCCGGGGGTTTGAACGCATTCTGGTCGGACGCGGAGCCATGGATGGCCTCGTGATCACCCCGCGCATCTGCGGCATCTGTTCCATCACCCACCTTACGGCGGCTGCCAAGGCCCTGGATCAGGTGACAGGGGTGGCTCCCCCTGCCAACGCCGTGCGATTGCGCAATGCCGCACTCCTGGCAGAGACCATCCAGAGCGATGTGCGTCAATCCCTGCTCATGTACATGGTGGATCTGCCCCATGTCAGCCATGCCCGTTTTCCATGGCATGCCCTGGCCACCCAACGCTACCTTTCTCTGCGCGGGGAGCGTTGCGTGGAGGCCGTGCGGGAAACCAGAGGGCTGCTGGAGATCATCGCCATCATGGGTGGGCAATGGCCACACACCTCTTTCATGGTTCCCGGCGGCGTGGTCTATGCCCCCCCCAAGGCCAATCTGCGTATGGCCATCCACCTGCTTGATACCTTCCAGCGCTGGTACGAAGCCAGAGTCCTGGGGTGTTCGGTGGAGCGATGGTTGGCAATCGACTCCGCCGCCGCACTCCAGACCTGGCTGGATGAAGACCGAAATCATGCCGACAGCGACACGGGATTCCTCGTAACAGCCAGCCGGGATCTGGGGCTGGATCGATTGGGCGTCGGACATGGTCGCTTTCTCTCCTTCGGCTCCCTGGAGATTCCTGATGGCAGTTCGGTTCGGGGAAGTCATGGGTTGGCTGTGGCTGCCGGCGTCGCCGAGACCGGATGCGTTCACCCTTTCGATCCGACGAAGGTCGAAGAACACACCAAATGTGCCTGGTATGCCGACCATCCCTTGGGACGACACCCCTTCAAAGGAGATACCAACCCCATGCCCAGCGGCGAAGAGGGAGAAAAATACTCCTGGTGCAAGGCTCCCCGCTATGATGGCCTGCCTGCTGAAACCGGCCCCCTGGCCGAACGGTTGGTGGCAAACGATCCCTTGTTCCGGGAACTGGTCTGGTCGTCTGGTCCCAATGCCCTGGCTCGGCAATTGGCGCGTATCACCCGTCCGATTCACGCCTTTGCCCCGCTGCGAAGCTGGCTTGAAGAACTGGTGCGTCACCACGGGGAACCGGTCTATCTTCCTCTCCCGACCATCCAGGATGGAGAGGGGGTCGGACTCCTTCAGGCCGCTCGTGGTGCCCTGGGGCACTGGGTGCGCGTGAAAGAGGGGCGCATTGCCCACTATCAGATCATCGCCCCCACGACGTGGAATGGCTCCCCCCGCGACAATCAGGGTGTCCGGGGACCATGGGAAGAGGCCCTGATCGGTGTGCCCGTGGCAGATGCGGCGGATCCGGTACTGGCCGGAATGGTGATCCGCTCCTTCGATCCCTGTCTGGTCTGCGCGATTCATGTGGTTGGGGGTAGGCCCATGCGCCTGCTTGCATGA
- a CDS encoding hydrogenase maturation protease produces the protein MDTLIIGVGNRLLESDALGCLVYDWLARHPLPPGVAILDGGLRGIDLLPLLEFRQRVLFADAMTADVGEGVQCLDGAMVAASATTFGHGAGLPFLLAMLPKVSPPPHPVCHVVGACGPPTPTLVEVVALTCLKMVCHEPL, from the coding sequence ATGGATACCCTCATCATCGGTGTGGGCAATCGCCTCCTGGAATCCGACGCGCTGGGGTGTCTGGTTTACGACTGGTTGGCCCGTCACCCCCTCCCACCGGGTGTGGCCATCCTGGACGGGGGACTGCGCGGCATCGATCTCCTGCCCCTGCTGGAATTCCGCCAGCGCGTGCTGTTTGCCGATGCCATGACGGCAGATGTGGGAGAAGGGGTGCAATGCCTGGATGGGGCCATGGTGGCGGCCAGTGCCACCACCTTCGGTCATGGGGCGGGGTTGCCGTTTCTGTTGGCCATGTTGCCCAAGGTCTCTCCTCCCCCCCATCCCGTGTGCCACGTTGTTGGGGCCTGCGGTCCTCCCACGCCCACCCTGGTGGAGGTGGTGGCTCTGACTTGCCTGAAAATGGTGTGCCATGAACCCTTATGA
- a CDS encoding response regulator, protein MNPYENTTGCIYEETVDPVSRLKEENACLRREIRVAHQAAEITAQLVVEQFVKTDVVLNQFRSISGQLQAVLDAASQISIIATDLNGTITLFNKGAERILGYSALEMVGHRTPMDFHLPEEMAARALEVTLPGALPPEGIELFARFAEMGGTGIREWSYRHADGHCLPVSLSITKIQDTQQSVVGYLGVAMDITQIRESGERLAQANAELEKANQDLKKLDQLKSEFLSSVSHELRTPLTSIRGFAQLIRRDFERSFSSGESDPKRKTKGLRILENLGIIQVESERLTRLINNVLDLAKIESGRTLWNDTTFPLHQAIRQAVNAVRGQFADKPQVMLRLEVDTSPWNVTADQDRLVQVLVNLLNNAAKFTERGEVRIALTQEQVGWVRVDIIDTGQGFAPEEAEIIFDKFQQAHQSDTLKDKPSGTGLGLSISREIVTHYGGRIWATSQPGVGSTFSLTLPVTETKQVLPFTPAEETSGVPGTELETYSDGQPLVLVVDDEPGVASYLSQFFQENGFAVVTASNGQEALEQARHHRPDLITMDLAMPVMDGRSAILHLRADAKVCRIPIIVLTALPGKEVEGGDLVLSKPVDEGGLMNWARILTRNRRTGQKVLGSTPCLLLYDPELPTATPVPETISTGKVILCLREQILARIQSGFQGLVVVPSELLRRMDSDFLARISTSKVLILPECPIHNDPPQQDAFRARGPDRRRRKAS, encoded by the coding sequence ATGAACCCTTATGAAAATACCACCGGGTGCATTTATGAAGAGACTGTCGATCCGGTCTCCCGCCTGAAGGAGGAAAATGCCTGTCTGCGCAGAGAGATCCGCGTGGCCCATCAGGCCGCCGAAATCACCGCCCAACTGGTGGTGGAACAGTTCGTCAAGACTGATGTCGTACTCAACCAGTTTCGGTCCATCAGTGGTCAACTTCAGGCCGTTTTGGATGCTGCCTCCCAGATTTCCATAATCGCCACCGACTTGAACGGGACCATCACCCTCTTCAACAAAGGTGCAGAGCGGATATTGGGATATTCTGCCCTTGAGATGGTCGGCCACCGCACGCCGATGGATTTTCACCTCCCGGAGGAGATGGCTGCCCGTGCCCTCGAAGTGACACTCCCCGGGGCTTTACCGCCTGAAGGTATCGAACTCTTTGCCCGTTTTGCAGAGATGGGTGGGACCGGTATCCGGGAGTGGAGTTATCGTCACGCCGATGGCCACTGTCTGCCGGTCAGCCTCTCCATCACCAAGATCCAGGATACGCAACAGAGCGTGGTGGGGTATTTGGGGGTGGCCATGGATATCACCCAGATCAGGGAGTCCGGGGAACGCCTTGCCCAGGCCAATGCCGAACTGGAGAAGGCCAATCAGGATCTCAAAAAGCTGGACCAGCTCAAATCCGAATTTCTCTCCTCGGTCTCCCACGAACTGCGCACCCCTCTCACCTCCATACGCGGCTTTGCCCAACTGATCCGCCGGGATTTTGAACGCTCTTTCAGCAGCGGGGAAAGTGATCCCAAGCGGAAGACCAAAGGATTGCGCATCCTGGAAAACCTGGGGATCATTCAGGTGGAGTCGGAGCGTCTCACGCGCCTGATCAACAATGTCCTGGATCTGGCCAAGATTGAATCGGGGCGTACACTCTGGAATGATACCACTTTTCCCCTCCATCAGGCCATCCGGCAGGCTGTCAACGCGGTACGCGGTCAGTTTGCCGACAAACCCCAGGTGATGCTGCGGCTGGAGGTGGACACCTCCCCGTGGAACGTGACCGCCGACCAGGACCGCCTGGTCCAGGTACTGGTCAATCTGCTCAACAACGCTGCCAAGTTCACAGAGCGGGGAGAGGTACGCATTGCGTTGACCCAGGAACAGGTGGGGTGGGTGCGGGTCGATATCATCGACACCGGTCAGGGCTTCGCTCCGGAGGAAGCGGAGATCATCTTTGACAAATTCCAGCAGGCCCACCAAAGCGATACTCTCAAGGATAAACCGTCGGGAACCGGTCTCGGACTCTCCATTTCCCGGGAGATCGTCACCCATTACGGGGGGCGCATCTGGGCCACCTCCCAGCCAGGAGTTGGCAGCACGTTTTCGCTGACCCTGCCGGTGACTGAAACGAAACAGGTACTTCCTTTCACCCCCGCAGAGGAAACGAGCGGCGTTCCAGGTACGGAATTGGAAACGTACAGTGATGGACAACCCTTGGTACTGGTGGTGGATGACGAGCCGGGGGTGGCGTCCTATCTGAGTCAGTTCTTCCAGGAGAACGGCTTTGCCGTGGTCACCGCCTCCAATGGCCAGGAAGCTCTGGAACAGGCGCGCCATCATCGTCCCGACCTGATCACCATGGATCTGGCCATGCCGGTGATGGACGGTCGCAGCGCCATTCTTCACCTGCGGGCTGACGCCAAGGTGTGTCGCATTCCCATTATTGTCCTCACGGCCTTGCCGGGTAAAGAAGTGGAAGGGGGGGATTTGGTTCTGTCCAAGCCCGTGGACGAAGGGGGACTCATGAACTGGGCGCGCATCCTGACCCGCAACCGACGCACGGGACAGAAGGTTTTGGGATCTACCCCCTGCCTGCTGTTATACGACCCGGAACTGCCCACGGCCACGCCGGTACCAGAGACCATCAGCACCGGAAAGGTGATCCTTTGCCTTCGGGAGCAGATCCTGGCACGGATCCAGTCCGGGTTCCAGGGGCTGGTGGTGGTGCCATCCGAACTGCTGAGACGTATGGACAGCGACTTTCTGGCCAGGATTTCCACATCGAAAGTATTGATTCTGCCCGAATGCCCCATCCATAATGATCCGCCACAACAGGATGCGTTCCGAGCCAGAGGTCCTGATCGCAGGCGTCGGAAAGCGTCCTAG